In Chloroflexota bacterium, the genomic window AGACTTGTTATCTTGGTTCAGAGCCAAGCCTATTATGTCTTCAATCGCCTCCTTGCCCTTGTCGTCTACTTCTTGCAAATCAGGCAATTTAATTAATTCCTTGTACAACTCTGGATAAATTGAGTCTGGCTGTTCCTGTTGGCTGGTTTTGTCTGATACCACGATAAATCCAGGTAATGACCCGAGTTTTACACTATAAATACCAGCAGTATTTTTGGCAGTGGTGAAACTTAGCTTTTCTGTAGCACCTGGTGCCACTTTTATTTCTTTTGATTCAACTTGGCTGCCGTCAACCGTAAATGCTACCGACTGGCTGCCTGTAGCTTCCCCAGTATTGGTCACATCAACAGAGACTGTCATCGTTTGGCCTGGGGTGGCTATAAGCGGAGTAGGGTAAAGATTGGTCATGATGAGATTTGCGGGCTTAAGTACCTTGAATATACCCGATTGATCATTAACCTTAATGTTATATATCCCAGGCTTGTCTTTACTTACCGTGAACGAAATCGCCGCAGTTTTACGCGAACCTATTTCAATTACCTTCGTTTGAATACTGACCCCATCTAGCACCAGGGTTGCTGGATAAATACCTGACATGCCACTAGTATTTTTCACTTGAATTGTGATGGTTGCTGTATCTCCTGCGGCAACTTCTGGCGGTGTAACATTTAAGGATATTATCTCGAATGATGGCGGAGTCCCCTGACATGCGGGTAAGATAATAAGCATGGACATTAGTAACATCATAAGTAGCAAAAGACCTCTACCCATAAATACTCCTCCTATTGGTAAATTAAGGCGAGAATGCACAGATGAGAATATGATACTAAAGATACATCGAGAATTCAAGATGGTTTTAAGAATTATAAAAACAATATTTCTCGTAAATCACCTGATTTCATGTATCTAGAAGTATAGCAAGTAGCGGGATTAAAATTTATGCGAAGATGAGCTACGATTTGTAAACTTTTGCAAGCAGTTGGTAGGCCGTACAGGATTCGAACCTGTGACACCCTGATTAAAAGATACAAACCTATTGTACCTCCTGGTGTTTCCAAATAGCAATCAGTATCAAGCAATTTCCTATGCAGAAGTCAATTTGTATCTTGTGGTACTTTGTTGTGTCAGGCAGTTATAAACATTTCGTTAGCAAAAATGTTTGCAAAATGCAGAAATATTAAACGATTCGATGTTTTGTTATTGGACTATCAGCAGCTAGGAATGTCGACTGCTCCTCCTAAGATACTAAAAGGGAAAAATATGGCAAAATCGGAATGTAACCTGCTGATATTAATCTAACGTGGCAAGTTTGGGATGTAACCTGCTGATATCAATCTAACAGTTACAGAAGTTGTCCCATTCACTGTAAAGTTCGCCCTGGCAACCCCATTGGCGTTCTGAACTTTCCCCCCGGCGCTATACCTATAATTCCCGTTAGGTAGATAAGTTGAAATCGTTAGGATTTGGCTACTTGATTGCGCTGCACCAGCAACCGTGTCAATAAATTTACCTCCTGAATCATAAATACTTATGAAAGCTGATGCAGCACCAGGAACACTAAATACAACACGACTCTTCTCAAGCGGCCTACTAGTTGACGATGGTCCGGCACCAGAAGAAGGAACACCCATATAGACTGTAATAATATGTCGAGTAAAATCCGTACCAATAGAGCCTGCAGTGGGAGTTACAGTAACATAGCCAGTATAATTCCCGGCCCTAAGGCCACTACGATTTACGGAGACTGTGATCGTTGCGCTGCCCTTTCCGCCAGTCGGAGACACCATTATCCAACTCTGCATAGAGGAAACTTCCCAAAATACCGGAGGCCAACCACTTGTTATCCTAAATGTACGTTGTGTACTTGTTGAACCAAAATCAATTGACGAGGCAGAAACGCTTAGTGGGCCATATTTGAGACCTTTGTCACCGGACGTAAGTTCTGTTCGCAAAGTGTGGGGGGTAGTATCAACACAAATACCAGACCCAGAGCTTTCCTGGGCATAAACATGACCTCCAACCGCTAGTATCATTAGGAAAACAAGACTAAGACAAAACAACAACTTGAAGAATTTCAGGTTCATAACCACCTCCTTACAACCAGACAACATTCATTATTTATTGTCTCTATTTTATTATAAGGCGACTGCTCGCTCTTGTCAATAACCTTCAGAGAGAACTCTTTGTCACTTAATACTACACCTACTAATTCTCCCACCCACAACCGTCGGCTCTAACTCAAGCCTGTCCTTGCCCACCCACTGTCAACACCACTCCCATCACAACCCCACCCCGTCACTCGCTTCGCCTATCAGCACGGCACATCGCTTTCGCTTCGCTGGAAAGGCACGTGCCCAGTGCCTTACCACCCCACCTGTGCTGTCTGGCTACCCTTAAGCAGCGGCTTCCCACCGTGGCTCGCTTCGCTCGGTCAGCCCCTGCTCTTAACAGCTGCATCGCCTTCCCCTTCGACTTCCGCTCAGGGTCAGGGCATGCAGGCCATCCAGCACCCACACCACCAGGCGAAGCCAGTGACCCACCCCCACTTTTGACCTTTGACGTTTAACCTTTACCTTCTTCCGCCCGCCGTGTTTTCCCATTGTGTGACATCCTGGTTAAGCCATAAAGGGCGCAAGGGTCTTTAATAAACTGCGCCCTCAGCCTGACAAGCATCTTCCACATCACCACGCTCTGCTTCCACCACCCCACGCTGCTATGTGAGATTGTCATGGCGTCGGGCTTGCCCTTGCGCTCGGCTAAGTGCTAAAGCACCGCCTTCCGCTTCCGTATGCCCCTGTTCGCTATCGCTCACTTAAACTCCAGGGCATTGCCACGGCGGGCTTCGGTCCGTCGTGAGTTTTGTCAGGAGGTGTGTCATGTGTGTTGGCGCTTTGCGGTGTGAGCGGTTGTGTGTCCGGGCCCAGCATTGTCGGCTGGGGATGGAGCGGCGTCGCCTGTTGTTGGCGCGGTACCTCCAGCAGCGTCTCCAGCGCAGAAAGGAGCTCCATGATAAGAACTAGAAACTGGTTTCAAGTTGAAGTCTGCGGTGCCGTCAAATCAGCCGGCCGATGCCCTTCGCTTTGCAAGAGCGCGGGCGGCTGCTTCTGCACAGACTACCCCGAGCCACCAGTCGTGCTTAATGTGGCAGAGCTGAAGTGCCGCTGTCATCGGTCGCACCGCGTCCTGGTAAGCTGAACATACTGAATCGAGGAGGTGAATTATGAATAAGCTCAAGCAAAAGCCCAAGCCTGTAATCGGCTCTCATTCAGTCCTGCATGTCTGTAAACAGTGCGGATGGGTAGGAACGTATGACGAGCTTGACCTGGGAGAAATCGGCACTTACGGCTATGGAGAAGACCCCAAGTGTCCCAGGTGTCAGTCGGGTGTTTAGAGAAAGGATTAAGTCAAATGCTATCTCACAAGATTGTGTTTTCCGAAGAAGAAGTCAAACAGATTGCAGCTCAGGCTTACCAGTCAGGCATCAATGCTGGCTACACGATGGCGGTTCAAGAAGAAGTGCTTGAACTTGAAGCTCTAAAGCGAGAGCAGGAGCGTGAAGCCATCATCAACTGGCGGGGCATCTGCGAGAGCCGGGAAGGAGACGAATGTGGCCACGAATGCTAAGAGTACCTACGAGCGGAGGCTTGAGGAATTTGCCGAAGGGAAAAGGCTCAAGTGGGTTGGTTGGGCTGATAGAGGCTCCGAGAAAGTTATCTACTCTGATTTAACAGTCCAGCCAACCTTTTCCTGTCAGGTTTGCGGCAGCAAGCTCCCGAAGACGTTCGCTGTTCTTCAAGACCTCATCTTAGGTGAGTTGTATCTAGTCGGGTCTGAGTGCTACCGCAGGCTTCGTAACGTGGAAGGTTAAACAGCGAGGACAAGGCGAGGTGAGAGGCTCGCCGTCTAAGAAAGGAGTATCATGTCAACAACAGTTCAGCCAACAACAACCAGACCTGGCGATGCAAAGCAGCAGCCTAACCCGCCAGAGCTGTCAAACGGCAATGGCAGGAGACTGAGCCGTCTGCATATGCAAAAGCATTTACCCGATTATGGTTTGGTGATAAA contains:
- a CDS encoding BACON domain-containing protein yields the protein MNLKFFKLLFCLSLVFLMILAVGGHVYAQESSGSGICVDTTPHTLRTELTSGDKGLKYGPLSVSASSIDFGSTSTQRTFRITSGWPPVFWEVSSMQSWIMVSPTGGKGSATITVSVNRSGLRAGNYTGYVTVTPTAGSIGTDFTRHIITVYMGVPSSGAGPSSTSRPLEKSRVVFSVPGAASAFISIYDSGGKFIDTVAGAAQSSSQILTISTYLPNGNYRYSAGGKVQNANGVARANFTVNGTTSVTVRLISAGYIPNLPR